TCAAGATTACTGAAGTTATCACGAACAATAAAACGTCATACATGTACTTTTGAATCCAATGTACATTCACGGCACTTGGCTGGAGCATTTCACTGTCTGGATTCCGCAGAACCCATTCAACCCACCAAATGGCACGCTCCAACGGACTTTCAGGTTGATCACGGAACAGCTGGGACAATCGCTTTATGTTTTCACTATAACTGCGGGTGTTCAGAATATCTTTGATGGCAGCTATGAGATCATCGGCTTGTAGGTATTGAACCATGAGCCTTTTTGCAACTCCGAGGGATACACAGTAATTAATGTTTCGAAACTGATCCGCAAATAGAGGAAAACCAATTATCGGAACTCCGTTCCAGATGGCCTCCTGAGTACTTAGGAGACCACTATGCGTGATAAAAAGTTTTATATTAGGATGCGCCAACAGATCGTTTTGAGGCATCCAAGCACGTATGAACACATTTTCCGGAACCTTCATCGGCAGTTTCGATTCGTCTGATTCAAACTTCCATATGAATTGATACTGTGGTAGTGCCTTCATAGCAATTAAGATCTCTCGAATGCGATCTGGACCTAACGTATCACTTCTGGCATTCGATCCCAGTGAAAATAGAATAAATCCATTTTTAGCACTACGTACTATGCGGTCTAAATCCTCGGGCAGCGGCTTAGCTTTGCGGATTTGCATTCCTCCGACTGGAATAACGTTTGGCATTTGAGGTTCCTTGTATTGAATTAGAGGGTTGTTGTTGATGAATAGTAATCTTATGCTGCTTTGAAGGTCCTTTGTACGTGGGGCATTCGggaatacttgttttaaaatggcatcagattctgGATACAGATAGATGTCTTTCATGATTATTTCGTACAAGTCGTAGTACCAATTTTGCAGGCGCTCCCAGAAGTTCATTGATTCTTGTACGTCGTATGAATGATTTGGAATGGATCCCGAATAGGCATACGAACCAATTAGAGGTGCTGATGTAGCTAGTGCATTATAGGGTGCAACCGGAATATAAGGCGGATTTCCAAAACGGTACATCAAAAGCGAAGCAAAGCATGGTCCAAACATGTAGTCACTCATAAACAGATCAaacttgaaattttcaggataactcatgagctgtttgaaccctTTTGACTTGATTCCTGCTTTGCAGCATACTATGGTAAATTCATCTAACATGCGAAGTATTGACATTGGGCTTTTGTGCATCTCGAAAAAATCTAACATTTGGCGATTGCTGGTATTGTACATTTCGTCGTAGATATTTTCTAGATGAATGTAGGTCACATTTTTCGGTGGATTCTTTTCAATATCCGGGCTCACTACTGTTACGTTATGACCTCTCTCTGCCAATCCATTCATCAGTGGTCGAAGCCTAcgaaatagaataaaaaaaatgcgttaCTTCCGGATCACTAAACATTCACAATAATTCTTACCATATAGAATGACTTGGTGATGGAACTCCAGACAAGATAAGAATATTAGCTCCACTCACAAATGCTGGTATAAAAGTTAGCAcgagaatgaaaatttggttcttCATGGTTTCAGAGTATTGGATCAATGTCAAGCGCAAGGACTAGAATAGATTGTGTGAAGGACAATCACTGCACTTTTATGTCAGCAGCCAGTACGCGAAAAATTACAATTCATCGCATCAATACTTTCTGTTTGTATCTCGCGTAGTAAAACCATTTAGGAATTCTTATCGCACACCAGATAATATAACTTCTGTCTGGCTTGCACGTGAACAACCCAAACTAGTCTCGTGGGTTGAAAATGACTTGATATTTCTGGAGTAGACCGAGCAAACGAGATAAAACCGAGATATTCGACAGATGTCTTTCTCTTATCGTGATGATAGTCGACATTAGCgtcatcacatttcactaatTTTATAAAGTGAGTTATTGTCATAATCATAAACTTTaaaattgaaagattttttaaaaattaaatttggatGACAGATGGTTAAGTATTGAATGTGTTCTATCCAACTAATTTTGCCCATTTcgttacatttcaaaaattattataaaTCAGACATGTATAAaaacaatgatgatttttattgtATTTAAGGTGACGGCATAAAAGAGCTCATTCGCTAAGATTCGTTCGTCACTATTGCAGTGAGGAACATTTTTCAGATGCCGCAGATAAGGTAACTGAATATGAGAAGTAAATGCGAGAAAATTCaatacattacatataatttgtcAGATTTTCCGGCATCAAATGATTCTTTTTCTTATCTATCAACGGAAATTAAAAAATTGCACATGATTCTAtgtatttgttttttatttctgCACATTTActcaagaattttacttaatCCACTCTGACTAAACGCATATTTAAATATATCCGACCTATGccaacaaaaatttatttttccaattatAGTAGTAAAAATAATTTCGGTATTGAAGATAAAGATTCTTGAATGAATTTACGATATTTATTTACGATATTTTATGATTGATATTTACCAAAggattgttcagtcagagtagtccaagttc
The Aedes aegypti strain LVP_AGWG unplaced genomic scaffold, AaegL5.0 Primary Assembly AGWG_AaegL5_hic_scaff_111_PBJ_arrow, whole genome shotgun sequence genome window above contains:
- the LOC5576969 gene encoding UDP-glucuronosyltransferase 2B18 — its product is MKNQIFILVLTFIPAFVSGANILILSGVPSPSHSIWLRPLMNGLAERGHNVTVVSPDIEKNPPKNVTYIHLENIYDEMYNTSNRQMLDFFEMHKSPMSILRMLDEFTIVCCKAGIKSKGFKQLMSYPENFKFDLFMSDYMFGPCFASLLMYRFGNPPYIPVAPYNALATSAPLIGSYAYSGSIPNHSYDVQESMNFWERLQNWYYDLYEIIMKDIYLYPESDAILKQVFPNAPRTKDLQSSIRLLFINNNPLIQYKEPQMPNVIPVGGMQIRKAKPLPEDLDRIVRSAKNGFILFSLGSNARSDTLGPDRIREILIAMKALPQYQFIWKFESDESKLPMKVPENVFIRAWMPQNDLLAHPNIKLFITHSGLLSTQEAIWNGVPIIGFPLFADQFRNINYCVSLGVAKRLMVQYLQADDLIAAIKDILNTRSYSENIKRLSQLFRDQPESPLERAIWWVEWVLRNPDSEMLQPSAVNVHWIQKYMYDVLLFVITSVILILFIIFKIVTKMLAQLQLNIKVKQS